The following are encoded in a window of Parafrankia discariae genomic DNA:
- a CDS encoding methylenetetrahydrofolate reductase has product MARNEIGRASRGTSTNGFELICEIEPPTRPDLTHARHQIGVLAPVADAFLIPDNHLGRATVSSIAVAHEVQAMGGRSIACVNSRDRNLLGFRRDLLTAAAYGVEEFLFVQGDKPTAGNRTGDITVRAMIEETRAVADDPVYAGRPSFRVGTAAGLRPLPAWKHAADFVFVQVSYSVDALLRWRDTHPIDRPVYAGVMVLASAGMARRLAATIPDIDIPTDLVERVERDQAAGVDAACEQILRLRDSAAFTGVHLVPVSRYRQVAAQLEGLL; this is encoded by the coding sequence GTGGCCCGGAACGAGATCGGCAGGGCGAGCCGAGGAACCTCGACGAACGGCTTCGAACTGATCTGCGAGATCGAACCGCCGACTCGGCCCGATCTCACCCACGCCCGCCACCAGATCGGCGTTCTTGCTCCGGTCGCCGACGCCTTCCTGATTCCCGACAATCACCTGGGGCGCGCGACGGTGTCCAGCATTGCCGTCGCCCATGAGGTTCAAGCGATGGGCGGGCGCAGCATCGCCTGCGTGAACTCCCGTGACCGCAACCTGCTCGGGTTCCGCCGCGACCTACTCACCGCCGCCGCCTACGGCGTCGAGGAGTTCCTCTTCGTCCAAGGCGACAAACCCACCGCCGGGAACCGGACCGGCGACATCACCGTACGCGCCATGATCGAGGAAACTCGCGCGGTCGCCGACGACCCGGTCTACGCCGGCCGGCCCTCCTTCCGCGTCGGCACGGCGGCGGGCCTGCGACCGCTGCCCGCCTGGAAGCATGCGGCCGACTTCGTATTCGTCCAGGTCAGCTACTCAGTGGACGCCCTTTTGCGCTGGCGCGACACCCACCCGATCGATCGGCCTGTCTACGCGGGCGTGATGGTCCTCGCCAGCGCCGGGATGGCCCGGCGCCTCGCCGCGACGATCCCCGACATCGACATCCCCACTGACCTCGTGGAACGCGTCGAACGTGACCAGGCCGCAGGAGTCGACGCCGCCTGCGAACAGATCCTCCGCCTACGCGACAGCGCCGCGTTCACCGGCGTCCACCTCGTCCCCGTCAGCCGCTACCGCCAAGTCGCCGCCCAACTCGAAGGACTCCTCTGA
- a CDS encoding J domain-containing protein, protein MATDQDPYRVLGVEPSASASQITHAYRTLMRRHHPDTRMPARQAEHPGPRQEHDAALQQVIAAYTVLRDPSQRADYDARRTEHARRDQDLQAHEHSEPARRATWHTGPPVFLGDVADSHPPHPLWITIR, encoded by the coding sequence ATGGCCACTGACCAAGACCCCTACCGGGTGCTCGGGGTCGAGCCCTCGGCCTCGGCCAGCCAGATCACCCACGCCTACCGCACGCTGATGCGCCGCCATCACCCGGACACCCGCATGCCAGCACGACAGGCCGAGCACCCCGGCCCCCGCCAGGAACACGACGCCGCTCTCCAACAGGTCATCGCCGCCTACACCGTGCTGCGCGACCCCAGCCAGCGAGCCGACTACGACGCCCGCCGCACCGAACACGCCCGGCGGGATCAAGACCTCCAGGCGCACGAGCATTCCGAGCCAGCCCGCCGGGCCACCTGGCACACCGGGCCACCAGTCTTCCTCGGCGACGTGGCTGACAGCCACCCACCACACCCACTCTGGATCACCATCCGCTGA